The Scomber scombrus chromosome 5, fScoSco1.1, whole genome shotgun sequence genome window below encodes:
- the naalad2 gene encoding N-acetylated-alpha-linked acidic dipeptidase 2, producing MRKERRSIPRIWWIVIVTASVLLGFIIGWFAKPTHSNTSNTSASSHYLRELLDEMQADQIREHLRKFTRLPHLAGTEQNLKYAEQFKKEWQEFGLDSVELVPYDVLLSYPNKSQPNYISIVDALGHEVVNTSLAEPVPEGYEDVPNIVPPYSAFSPKGQPEGDLVYVNYGRTEDFFQLERQMGINVTGKIVIVRYGKIFRGNKVKNAMLAGAIGIIMFSDPADYSAAGVKPYPDGWNLPGGGAQRGNVLNLNGAGDPLTPGYPAKEYTYRSKLEDGVGLPSIPVHPIGYHDAINLLKNMGGQMPPNNWKGALNISYRIGPGFTENFKNQTVRMNIYTNNQVTRIYNVIGRIRGALEPDRYVILGGHRDAWVFGAIDPMSGAAVLHETVRSAGRLLSKGWRPRRTIIFASWDAEEFGLLGSTEWAEDNAKLLQDRAVAYINADSSIEGMYTLRVDCTPSLHTMVYDLTKQISSPEEGEEGVSLYDSWHKRDNWTNDRDAPRINKLGSGSDFEAYFIRLGIAAGRARYTKNKKTERYSSYPVYHSVYETFEIVNKFYDPSFRRLRAVAQVRGGLIFLLADSQLLPLDANQYAVSLGKYAQNIAQLAQVHPEKMKNYKVSFDSLFSAVANFTVASREFHERLENLNRGDTLQVRIINDQLMYLERAFIDPLGLPGRPFYRHVIFAPSSHNKYSGESFPGIYDALFDIENSVDPEKAWEEVKRQISIATFTVHAAAMTLTPPA from the exons atgagaaaggagagaagatcAATCCCTCGGATCTGGTGGATTGTGATTGTGACAGCTTCGGTCTTGCTGGGCTTCATCATAG gctggTTTGCAAAGCctacacactcaaacacatcaaacaccAGTGCTTCCAGCCATTATCTGAGGGAGCTTCTGGATGAAATGCAGGCAGACCAGATCAGAGAGCATCTCAG GAAATTTACAAGACTCCCCCACCTGGCCGGCACAGAGCAGAACCTGAAATATGCAGAGCAGTTCAAAAAAGAGTGGCAGGAGTTTGGGTTGGACTCAGTGGAGTTGGTGCCCTATGACGTCCTGTTGTCCTATCCCAACAAATCACAGCCCAATTATATCTCCATAGTAGATGCACTAGGCCATGAG GTTGTAAACACTTCCTTAGCTGAGCCCGTTCCTGAAGGTTATGAGGATGTTCCTAACATCGTACCTCCATACAGTGCCTTCTCTCCTAAAGGACAACCtgag GGAGATTTGGTGTATGTGAACTACGGTCGCACTGAAGACTTTTTTCAGTTGGAGAGGCAGATGGGAATCAATGTTACTGGGAAAATTGTCATCGTCAGATATGGGAAGATATTCAGAGGCAATAAG GTGAAGAACGCTATGTTAGCCGGAGCAATAGGAATCATAATGTTCTCCGATCCAGCAGATTACAGTGCTGCAGGAGTCAAG ccgtACCCTGATGGCTGGAACCTGCCTGGTGGAGGAGCTCAGAGAGGAAACGTTCTTAACCTAAATGGAGCAGGAGACCCACTCACACCTGGGTATCCCGCCAAAG AATATACTTACAGATCCAAACTTGAGGATGGAGTGGGGCTTCCCAGCATTCCTGTACATCCCATTGGCTACCATGATGCAATAAACCTGCTTAA GAACATGGGAGGACAGATGCCCCCCAACAACTGGAAAGGAGCTCTTAACATCTCCTATAGGATTGGCCCAGGCTTTACCGAAAACTTCAAGAACCA AACGGTTCGCATGAATATCTACACTAACAATCAGGTAACCAGGATCTACAACGTCATTGGAAGGATTAGAGGAGCTCTAGAGCCAG ACAGGTATGTAATTCTGGGAGGGCACCGGGACGCCTGGGTGTTTGGAGCAATTGATCCCATGTCTGGTGCTGCGGTGCTCCACGAAACTGTCAGGAGTGCTGGCAGGTTGCTCAGTAAAG ggTGGAGGCCGAGGAGGACTATCATATTTGCCAGCTGGGATGCAGAGGAGTTTGGTTTGCTGGGATCTACAGAATGGGCAGAG GATAATGCCAAGCTACTGCAGGACAGAGCTGTAGCCTACATCAATGCAGACTCTTCCATAGAGG GTATGTACACACTGAGGGTCGACTGCACTCCATCTCTGCACACAATGGTGTACGACCTCACCAAGCAG aTATCCAGTccagaagaaggagaggaaggagttTCTCTTTATGACAGTTGGCATAAGAGAGACAACTGGACAAATGACCGCGACGCACCCAG GATCAATAAACTGGGGTCAGGCAGTGATTTTGAAGCTTATTTCATCCGTCTGGGAATTGCTGCGGGCCGAGCCAGGTACACCAAGAACAAG aaaaCAGAGCGATACAGCAGTTATCCAGTCTACCACAGCGTGTATGAAACCTTTGAAATCGTGAACAAGTTTTACGACCCGTCCTTCAGGAGACTTCGGGCGGTGGCCCAGGTGAGAGGTGGGCTCATCTTCCTACTGGCAGATTCCCAGCTCCTTCCCCTTGATGCCAACCAGTACGCAGTCTCACTCGGGAAGTATGCGCAGAACATCGCACAGCTGGCACAGGTGCATCCAGAGAAGATGAAGAATTACAAGGTGTCATTTG ACTCCTTGTTTTCTGCAGTGGCGAACTTCACTGTTGCATCCAGGGAATTTCATGAGCGCCTGGAAAACCTCAACAGAGGAGA tacTCTACAGGTGCGCATAATAAATGATCAGCTCATGTATCTAGAGCGAGCCTTTATAGACCCCCTGGGTTTACCTGGCAGACCCTTTTACAG GCATGTGATATTTGCTCCCAGCAGCCATAACAAATACTCAGGAGAGTCTTTCCCTGGGATCTACGACGCGTTGTTTGACATTGAGAACTCAGTGGACCCAGAGAAGGCTTGGGAGGAAGTCAAGCGACAAATCAGCATTGCAACATTCACCGTCCATGCTGCCGCCATGACTCTTACACCACCCGCATAA